A portion of the Flavobacterium limnophilum genome contains these proteins:
- a CDS encoding glycoside hydrolase family 43 protein, whose amino-acid sequence MKSKIIFSWILLLITALSSAQNPKNMQTSAGQTTKKVFAYTNPITRDAAISMRDHFIIKVENKWYCVGTSEPVWTGHNPGVRMLVSDDLINWKQHSFIIDASKLPADCPYNGRFWAPEIHFIQNKYYLTVNSGKVTADDPKGMKTHSVWLFSSDKVTGPYKLVNGPLTPQYNNDATLFEDEDGQTYLYCSGNGLFQAKIDLKSGKLTTPIQKFLDKKQPGYPEWMVGGIEGPFVIKKEGTYFMFFSTWTRGYEVGLLKSKSPLGPWELASQEPIFGTRKKHYRPELAQEGGYSHLKFQDTDDPYQETGHNALFIGPDNQLWSSCHYFMDEKRPYPYSQTFEEWEKGPQMGIEPVYYKDGMFYINKPTWTKQTFEN is encoded by the coding sequence ATGAAAAGCAAAATAATTTTTAGTTGGATTTTACTGTTGATTACCGCTTTAAGTAGTGCACAAAATCCAAAAAACATGCAAACATCGGCTGGCCAAACGACAAAAAAGGTTTTCGCCTATACAAATCCCATTACGAGAGATGCCGCGATTTCCATGCGGGATCATTTCATTATAAAAGTGGAGAATAAATGGTATTGTGTAGGTACTTCAGAGCCCGTTTGGACTGGCCATAACCCCGGTGTTCGAATGCTGGTTTCTGATGATCTCATTAACTGGAAACAGCATTCGTTTATAATTGACGCCAGTAAATTACCGGCAGATTGTCCGTATAATGGTCGTTTTTGGGCTCCTGAAATTCATTTTATCCAAAACAAATATTATTTGACAGTGAATAGCGGTAAAGTAACAGCCGATGACCCAAAAGGAATGAAAACACATAGTGTTTGGTTATTCTCATCGGATAAAGTTACGGGGCCTTACAAGTTGGTTAATGGCCCTTTGACTCCACAGTACAATAACGATGCTACGTTGTTTGAAGATGAAGACGGACAAACCTACCTTTATTGCAGCGGAAATGGACTATTTCAAGCTAAAATTGATTTAAAATCTGGTAAATTAACCACTCCAATTCAAAAGTTTTTAGATAAAAAGCAACCCGGCTACCCAGAATGGATGGTGGGAGGCATTGAAGGCCCTTTTGTCATAAAAAAAGAGGGAACCTATTTTATGTTTTTTTCCACTTGGACTCGTGGTTATGAAGTAGGATTGTTAAAATCAAAATCGCCACTAGGCCCTTGGGAATTAGCTTCTCAAGAACCTATTTTTGGAACCAGAAAAAAGCATTATCGCCCTGAACTAGCACAAGAAGGTGGTTATTCTCATTTAAAATTTCAAGACACCGATGATCCTTATCAAGAAACGGGACATAATGCGCTATTTATTGGTCCAGACAATCAGTTGTGGAGTTCCTGTCATTATTTTATGGATGAAAAAAGGCCTTATCCATACAGTCAAACTTTTGAAGAATGGGAAAAAGGACCTCAAATGGGTATTGAACCCGTGTATTATAAAGATGGCATGTTTTATATAAATAAGCCAACTTGGACTAAGCAAACATTCGAGAATTGA
- a CDS encoding glycosyl hydrolase 115 family protein has product MKKRLKVSLSLLFVLLLESLFFNVVYSQQTSGLMANIITEKSEGTNAAFPIVSKDKLAASIRYDVADFKGVIRAIGDLQNDINSVTGIKPELLTSNPAEGYEIVIGTLGKNKQIDNLASSGRLNTKDLKGKWESFVITTIDNPKKSGQKILVIAGSDKRGTIYGIYELSRQLGVSPWYWWADVPVKKRAAAYVLPGAYASGEPKVKYRGIFINDENPCMKLWAREKFGGMNSKMYSHVFELLLRLRANYLWPGMWGSFTEYEPSKPILKDENGFYEGNSFNEDDPENPKLADEFGIVMGTSHHEPMQRSQQEWIRNKANYGNGEWNYNTNKEGIQKFFREGIEHTKNYESIITMGMRGDDDKPMVDAGSAEANFRTMENIMKDQREIIEKETGKPAAKTPQVWTLYSEVLDYFDKGMKVPDDMMIVLCDNNWGDVRRLPDLKAKRHPGGYGMYYHAGYYGGPRASKWLNVTQIEKMWQQLKLTYDHGVDKIWIVNVGDIKPLEYPMDFFFQMAWNPDRFNSENISQYSQSFCEQQFGKSIALEASNILSTYCKYASRITPEMLDDKTFNLENGEFKMVREEFLALEARALRQFIMIPENYRDTYKELILYPVQALANLYDMYYGVAINKKFAAENDVKANIWADHVEHCFQRDSELTKDFNLNVAHGKWNHIIDQVHIGYTTWHGPQYNLMPKLIRIANEKRKTGGYVFEEKNGVVSMEAEHFFEAQSDLKTKWTVIPNLGRTLSGITLMPNIEKTEESYIRYKMKLNTVKDSVNVRIFFDSTMPFIPEGHKVAVSFQDKTERILNINKDLTWANNYSKMYPAGAARMIETTVTLALPKTSDEFYTLTLKLLDPGIVIYKVIVDLGGFEQTHLKMDESPYKR; this is encoded by the coding sequence ATGAAAAAAAGATTGAAGGTTTCTTTAAGTTTACTATTTGTTCTTTTATTGGAAAGCCTGTTTTTTAATGTTGTGTATTCCCAACAAACTTCTGGTTTGATGGCAAATATTATTACTGAAAAAAGTGAAGGAACAAATGCGGCTTTTCCAATAGTAAGTAAAGACAAACTTGCTGCATCCATTCGATATGACGTTGCCGATTTTAAAGGTGTGATTCGAGCAATTGGAGATCTACAAAATGACATCAATAGTGTTACGGGCATAAAACCAGAGTTGCTTACTTCTAATCCTGCAGAAGGATATGAAATCGTGATAGGCACATTGGGCAAAAACAAACAAATCGATAATTTAGCGTCATCAGGCAGACTCAACACCAAAGACCTAAAAGGAAAATGGGAAAGTTTTGTCATCACCACAATTGACAATCCAAAAAAAAGTGGCCAAAAAATATTGGTTATAGCCGGTAGCGATAAGCGCGGAACTATTTATGGGATATATGAATTGTCCCGACAATTAGGTGTTTCGCCTTGGTATTGGTGGGCTGACGTACCAGTCAAAAAACGCGCCGCTGCCTATGTGTTGCCGGGAGCTTATGCTTCGGGTGAACCTAAAGTAAAATATAGGGGTATCTTTATCAATGATGAAAATCCTTGCATGAAACTTTGGGCCAGAGAAAAATTTGGCGGAATGAACAGTAAAATGTACAGTCACGTATTTGAATTATTGTTGCGCTTGCGTGCCAATTATCTTTGGCCAGGAATGTGGGGTTCCTTTACAGAATACGAGCCCAGCAAACCTATTTTGAAGGACGAAAACGGCTTTTACGAAGGAAATTCATTCAATGAAGATGATCCTGAAAATCCAAAATTAGCTGATGAATTTGGAATTGTAATGGGAACATCGCATCACGAACCTATGCAACGTTCTCAACAGGAATGGATTCGGAATAAGGCCAATTATGGAAATGGAGAATGGAATTACAATACAAACAAAGAAGGCATTCAAAAATTTTTCAGGGAAGGAATTGAGCATACCAAAAATTATGAAAGTATAATTACAATGGGAATGCGTGGCGATGACGATAAACCCATGGTTGATGCAGGAAGTGCTGAAGCAAATTTCAGGACTATGGAAAATATAATGAAAGATCAGCGTGAAATTATTGAAAAAGAAACAGGAAAGCCGGCAGCCAAAACACCACAGGTTTGGACACTGTATAGTGAAGTTTTAGATTATTTTGATAAAGGCATGAAAGTACCCGATGACATGATGATTGTATTATGCGACAACAATTGGGGAGATGTACGTAGACTTCCCGACTTAAAAGCGAAGCGTCATCCTGGTGGATATGGCATGTATTATCATGCGGGATATTATGGCGGACCACGTGCCAGCAAATGGCTCAATGTAACCCAAATTGAAAAGATGTGGCAACAGCTAAAGTTAACTTATGACCATGGAGTGGATAAAATTTGGATAGTGAATGTTGGCGATATAAAACCACTCGAATACCCAATGGATTTCTTTTTTCAAATGGCTTGGAATCCAGATAGATTTAACTCTGAAAATATTAGTCAATACTCCCAATCGTTTTGCGAACAACAATTTGGAAAATCCATAGCGCTTGAGGCATCAAATATTTTGAGTACTTATTGTAAATATGCCTCTCGGATTACTCCAGAAATGTTGGATGATAAAACATTTAACCTTGAAAATGGAGAATTTAAAATGGTTCGGGAAGAGTTTTTGGCGCTTGAAGCTAGGGCACTGAGACAATTTATTATGATACCCGAAAATTATAGAGATACTTATAAGGAATTAATCCTTTATCCAGTACAGGCCTTGGCAAACTTATATGACATGTATTATGGTGTTGCCATAAACAAAAAATTCGCCGCAGAAAATGATGTGAAGGCAAATATATGGGCAGATCACGTAGAACATTGTTTTCAAAGAGATTCAGAGCTTACCAAAGATTTCAACCTTAATGTCGCCCATGGCAAATGGAATCATATCATAGACCAAGTTCATATTGGATATACAACTTGGCATGGCCCCCAATATAACCTAATGCCAAAACTCATTCGCATTGCCAATGAAAAGAGAAAAACAGGAGGATATGTGTTTGAAGAAAAAAATGGAGTGGTCTCTATGGAAGCCGAGCATTTTTTTGAAGCACAATCTGATTTAAAAACAAAGTGGACTGTTATTCCTAATTTAGGAAGAACACTTTCGGGTATTACTTTGATGCCCAATATAGAAAAAACAGAGGAATCTTATATTCGTTATAAAATGAAATTGAATACTGTAAAAGATAGCGTAAATGTTAGGATTTTCTTTGACAGCACCATGCCTTTCATCCCTGAAGGTCACAAAGTTGCTGTTTCTTTTCAAGATAAAACAGAAAGAATCCTGAACATCAATAAAGATTTAACTTGGGCAAATAATTATTCTAAAATGTATCCAGCGGGAGCAGCTCGAATGATAGAAACTACAGTAACCTTGGCATTGCCAAAAACTTCTGATGAATTCTATACTTTAACCTTAAAACTATTAGACCCGGGAATAGTCATTTACAAAGTAATTGTAGATCTTGGTGGTTTTGAGCAGACACACTTAAAAATGGATGAAAGTCCGTATAAAAGATAA
- a CDS encoding family 43 glycosylhydrolase, whose amino-acid sequence MKKQKTHWLLQLVFIFFTFLGIAQNPIIRNQYSADPSARVFGDRVYVYPSHDILATEGKGRKDWFCMEDYHVFSSDNLIDWTDHGIIVQQNKVPWVKTDSYSMWAPDCIERNGKYYFYFPSIPKDTIAYGKGFTIGVAVSDKPSGPFIPESNPIKGVKGIDPNVFIDKDGQAYLYWSSRDIFGAKLKKNMLELDSEVKTLGNLPTKGLKEGPYVFERNGIYYMTYPHVENKIERLEYAMSDNPLGPFKVMGTIMDKSPTGCWTNHHSIIEFKNQWYLFYHHNDYSPTFDKARSVRADSLSFNPDGTITKVIPTLRGIGVSSAAKEIQIDRYSKISEKGTTIAFVDALDNFKGWKTVFSKSGAWVQYNTVDFGEKPLKTVVVKALSTSGGTLEIRTKGINGNLIAEVKIPVSTSWQDIKVPVIMFKEGIQNLYVLLKENNKQVEVDWISFK is encoded by the coding sequence ATGAAAAAACAAAAAACACATTGGCTCTTGCAACTTGTATTTATTTTTTTCACTTTTTTAGGAATTGCCCAAAATCCAATAATAAGGAATCAATATTCTGCCGACCCATCGGCAAGAGTGTTTGGTGATCGGGTTTATGTTTATCCCTCGCATGACATATTGGCGACAGAAGGCAAAGGCCGCAAGGATTGGTTTTGCATGGAAGATTATCATGTTTTCTCGTCGGACAACCTTATTGACTGGACAGATCACGGTATAATAGTTCAACAAAACAAAGTGCCATGGGTCAAAACAGATAGCTATAGTATGTGGGCTCCTGACTGTATCGAACGAAATGGGAAATATTATTTTTATTTTCCATCCATCCCAAAAGACACCATTGCCTATGGCAAAGGATTTACCATTGGCGTGGCAGTTTCCGACAAACCATCTGGGCCATTTATCCCTGAATCTAATCCCATAAAAGGCGTGAAAGGCATTGACCCCAATGTTTTTATCGACAAAGATGGACAAGCCTATTTGTATTGGTCTTCTCGGGATATTTTTGGCGCAAAGCTGAAAAAGAACATGCTCGAACTGGATTCCGAAGTTAAGACATTAGGAAATTTACCAACAAAAGGGTTGAAAGAAGGACCTTATGTATTCGAAAGAAACGGAATTTATTATATGACTTACCCGCACGTCGAAAACAAAATTGAGCGCCTAGAATATGCAATGAGCGACAATCCATTAGGACCATTTAAAGTTATGGGCACAATTATGGATAAATCACCCACGGGTTGCTGGACAAACCACCATTCCATCATAGAATTCAAAAATCAATGGTATTTGTTCTACCATCACAATGATTACTCTCCTACATTTGACAAAGCTAGATCGGTAAGAGCCGATAGTTTATCTTTCAATCCTGACGGTACAATCACAAAGGTGATTCCAACTTTAAGAGGCATCGGTGTTAGCAGTGCTGCAAAAGAAATCCAGATTGACAGATACAGCAAGATTAGCGAAAAAGGCACGACAATCGCTTTTGTTGATGCACTTGACAATTTCAAAGGCTGGAAAACAGTATTCAGCAAATCAGGAGCTTGGGTACAATACAACACGGTTGATTTTGGGGAAAAACCATTAAAAACAGTTGTTGTAAAAGCTTTGTCTACTTCGGGAGGCACATTGGAAATACGCACTAAAGGCATAAATGGCAATCTAATTGCCGAAGTCAAAATTCCTGTAAGCACTAGCTGGCAGGATATAAAAGTTCCAGTTATAATGTTTAAAGAAGGCATTCAGAACTTGTATGTACTATTGAAAGAAAACAATAAACAAGTAGAGGTTGACTGGATAAGTTTTAAATAA